From one Shewanella sp. GD04112 genomic stretch:
- the udp gene encoding uridine phosphorylase, translating to MADVFHLGLTKAMLDGATLAIVPGDPERVKRIAELMDNATFLASHREYTSYLAYADGKPVVICSTGIGGPSTSIAVEELAQLGVNTFLRVGTTGAIQPHVNVGDVIVTQASVRLDGASLHFAPMEFPAVANFECTTAMVAACRDAGVEPHIGVTASSDTFYPGQERYDTVTGRVTRRFAGSMKEWQDMGVLNYEMESATLFTMCATQGWRAACVAGVIVNRTQQEIPNEATMKQTEVSAVSIVVAAAKKLLA from the coding sequence ATGGCTGATGTATTTCACTTAGGTTTGACCAAAGCGATGCTCGATGGTGCCACTTTGGCGATTGTGCCCGGCGATCCAGAGCGTGTAAAACGTATTGCCGAGTTAATGGATAATGCCACATTCCTTGCAAGCCACCGCGAGTACACCAGCTACTTAGCGTACGCTGACGGTAAGCCAGTGGTGATTTGTTCTACCGGTATCGGTGGTCCATCAACGTCGATTGCAGTTGAAGAGTTAGCGCAATTAGGCGTGAATACCTTCCTGCGTGTTGGTACCACAGGTGCGATTCAACCCCATGTAAATGTGGGTGATGTGATTGTGACTCAAGCGTCAGTGCGTTTAGATGGCGCGAGCTTACACTTTGCACCTATGGAGTTCCCAGCGGTTGCTAACTTCGAATGTACCACCGCTATGGTTGCTGCGTGCCGTGATGCGGGCGTAGAGCCTCATATCGGCGTTACCGCATCTTCTGATACCTTCTACCCAGGCCAAGAGCGCTATGACACTGTGACTGGCCGTGTGACCCGTCGTTTCGCTGGCTCAATGAAAGAGTGGCAGGATATGGGCGTGCTGAACTATGAAATGGAATCAGCGACCCTATTCACTATGTGTGCGACTCAAGGTTGGCGTGCGGCGTGTGTGGCTGGCGTTATCGTAAACCGCACTCAACAGGAAATTCCGAACGAAGCGACAATGAAGCAAACTGAAGTCAGTGCTGTTTCTATCGTCGTAGCTGCCGCTAAGAAGCTACTGGCTTAA
- a CDS encoding YdcH family protein yields MFPEYRDLITTLKTQDAHFQRKFNEHNQLDEEIKQLEKRVGSDFNPTVKELKSKKLHLKEEIYQILKSHN; encoded by the coding sequence ATGTTTCCAGAATATCGAGATCTCATTACCACCTTAAAGACTCAAGATGCTCATTTCCAACGTAAATTCAACGAGCACAATCAATTAGATGAAGAAATCAAGCAACTGGAAAAACGCGTTGGCAGTGATTTCAATCCCACAGTGAAAGAACTCAAAAGCAAAAAACTGCATTTAAAAGAAGAGATCTATCAAATTCTCAAATCCCACAATTAA
- a CDS encoding type III PLP-dependent enzyme yields MSQFQSIDVADYYDAETFKRIEEFAKDKATPFVVIDTSIIAKQYDDMVNSFPYADVYYAVKANPAAEILTLLKNKGSNFDIASIYELDMVTNVGVTPDRVSYGNTIKKRQDVRAFYERGVRMYASDSEADLRMIAEEAPGSRIYVRILTEGTDTADWPLSRKFGCQNEMAYELLVLAKELGLEPFGISFHVGSQQRDIGAWDSAIGKVKSIFDRLRDEHNIVLKMINMGGGFPANYIDKTNQLGVYAEQITHFLKEDFGDDLPQIILEPGRSLISNAGVLVSEVVLISKKSYTALERWVFTDVGKFSGLIETMDEAIKFPIFTHKQGELDKCVIAGPTCDSADIMYEHYSYGLPNDLAIGDRMYWLTAGAYTTTYSAVCFNGFPPLKDYYL; encoded by the coding sequence ATGAGCCAATTTCAATCTATTGATGTTGCTGACTATTATGATGCTGAAACCTTCAAACGTATTGAAGAGTTTGCCAAAGATAAAGCGACCCCGTTCGTGGTGATTGATACCAGTATCATTGCGAAACAATACGATGACATGGTTAATAGTTTTCCTTATGCCGATGTTTATTATGCAGTTAAGGCAAACCCTGCGGCTGAGATCCTGACGTTACTGAAAAACAAAGGGTCAAACTTCGATATTGCGTCGATTTATGAATTAGATATGGTCACTAACGTGGGCGTAACGCCTGACCGTGTGAGCTATGGCAATACCATCAAAAAGCGTCAAGATGTGCGTGCGTTTTATGAGCGTGGAGTGCGTATGTATGCATCGGATTCTGAGGCCGACTTACGTATGATCGCCGAAGAAGCGCCAGGTTCACGCATCTATGTGCGCATCCTGACCGAAGGCACAGACACCGCCGATTGGCCACTGTCTCGTAAGTTTGGTTGCCAAAATGAGATGGCTTATGAGCTGTTAGTTCTGGCGAAGGAATTAGGCTTAGAGCCCTTTGGTATTTCATTCCACGTGGGGTCACAGCAACGTGATATAGGTGCTTGGGATTCGGCGATTGGTAAAGTGAAGAGCATCTTCGATCGTCTGCGTGATGAGCACAATATCGTTCTGAAGATGATCAACATGGGTGGTGGCTTCCCAGCTAACTATATCGACAAAACCAACCAACTCGGTGTGTATGCTGAGCAAATCACCCACTTCCTGAAGGAAGATTTTGGTGATGATTTGCCACAGATCATTCTGGAGCCAGGTCGCTCGCTGATCTCTAACGCTGGGGTATTGGTGTCTGAGGTGGTGCTGATCAGTAAGAAATCCTACACCGCATTAGAGCGTTGGGTATTTACCGATGTGGGTAAGTTCTCTGGTTTAATCGAAACCATGGATGAGGCGATTAAATTCCCAATCTTCACCCACAAACAAGGTGAGTTGGACAAATGTGTTATCGCCGGCCCGACCTGCGATAGCGCCGACATCATGTACGAACACTACAGCTATGGTCTGCCGAATGACCTAGCAATTGGAGACCGTATGTACTGGTTAACCGCTGGTGCTTACACCACGACTTATTCCGCGGTGTGCTTTAACGGTTTCCCACCTCTGAAGGATTACTACCTGTAA
- a CDS encoding mechanosensitive ion channel family protein, producing MITPGLDQELQQLQGVYQLITEFLVNYSFQLIGAALVFLLGLWVASKVSRLVAKQCEKHHIDITLSNFVSNLIRILIIVMVGIIALGKIGISVTPMVAAIGAASLGAGLALQGMLSNYAAGVTIIVTRPFVVGNTIEIKGESGVVTRINLGMTILTNEEGEQISIPNKHIVGEILHNSFSNKLVETQFNLSYNNDPEAAVSLITELLSQNPNVSQDTTPNIGINGFNAIGIEIGVRYWVPTQSYFQHKYKINMAIYNALKQSGIEMACPVREIHLQEK from the coding sequence ATGATAACACCTGGACTCGATCAGGAATTGCAGCAACTCCAAGGCGTTTACCAGCTGATCACCGAGTTTTTAGTCAATTATAGTTTCCAATTAATCGGTGCAGCGCTGGTCTTTTTATTGGGTCTGTGGGTCGCCAGCAAAGTCTCGCGCTTAGTCGCCAAGCAGTGCGAAAAGCATCACATCGACATCACCCTGAGTAACTTTGTCAGCAATCTGATCCGTATCCTGATCATTGTCATGGTGGGTATTATTGCCCTAGGCAAGATAGGCATTAGCGTCACGCCCATGGTGGCAGCGATTGGTGCCGCCTCCCTCGGCGCGGGTTTAGCCCTACAGGGCATGCTGTCGAACTATGCCGCTGGAGTCACCATTATTGTGACTCGTCCTTTTGTGGTCGGAAATACCATCGAAATCAAAGGAGAAAGCGGTGTCGTCACGCGGATTAATTTGGGGATGACGATTTTAACCAATGAGGAAGGCGAGCAAATTAGCATTCCCAACAAGCACATCGTTGGTGAGATCTTACATAACTCCTTCAGTAATAAGCTGGTCGAAACTCAATTTAACCTGAGTTATAACAACGACCCTGAGGCGGCGGTAAGCCTAATTACTGAGCTGCTGAGCCAAAACCCTAATGTCAGTCAGGACACTACGCCAAATATTGGTATCAATGGTTTTAATGCCATCGGCATCGAGATTGGTGTACGTTACTGGGTACCGACACAAAGTTACTTTCAGCATAAATACAAGATAAATATGGCCATTTATAACGCCCTCAAACAGTCTGGTATCGAAATGGCTTGCCCAGTGCGAGAAATTCATTTGCAAGAAAAGTAA
- a CDS encoding tetratricopeptide repeat protein, protein MSLILIIIAFVVLFIFFAKYQKKKIQAEALAAGEPSALLNHGLTLINQGEVNSGLDYIQQAVDKGFAVAAIAMAELYSGRFQQVPADPKASEYWYRKAAEIDPQFLPMITLPSLVASEAQTPEQLHEQVKQLKASAEAGQVEFQYELAYLYLRQPFLDPDASQAIYWFEKAAAQGNQDAYYHLGTLYWHDERVTPDYSKAREYFEKAVAAGDELAKDNLGHMLAAGQGGPKDLVRAEALLSEYAAENDYRQYYLGKRFLYGEDFAVDYGKARHWLEKSCATDNVFAKLALAQLKLLDPQTDNDYQQARTEFETLASQWQEEALFGLGKIYEEGLGVSRQPIKALMYYQLAAMSHNSDYQDAFEKLSKRLGTLEIREAQNQCNNFLHQHPIPDEQQTYYYLNQAEIYRKGEHPSREALQTAETWYRKAADLGSQDGMQALVDIYRHESIDKPVQTYIWSSILLRNFGQYGMNSDQLLYQQQVLPRLTESELLYAQDEIDRIETQLAPYLQSNE, encoded by the coding sequence ATGTCGTTGATACTTATCATTATAGCCTTTGTCGTTCTGTTTATTTTTTTTGCCAAATACCAAAAAAAGAAAATACAAGCCGAAGCGCTTGCCGCAGGTGAACCCTCGGCGCTACTCAATCACGGACTCACATTAATCAATCAGGGCGAAGTCAACTCAGGCCTAGACTATATTCAGCAGGCCGTTGATAAAGGCTTTGCCGTGGCCGCCATTGCTATGGCCGAGTTGTATTCGGGTCGATTCCAGCAAGTCCCCGCCGATCCCAAGGCATCTGAATATTGGTATCGAAAAGCCGCCGAGATCGATCCGCAATTTTTACCCATGATCACCCTGCCGAGCTTGGTCGCCTCTGAGGCGCAAACACCCGAGCAATTGCACGAACAGGTCAAACAACTCAAAGCCAGTGCTGAAGCGGGGCAAGTCGAGTTTCAATATGAGCTCGCCTATTTGTATCTCAGACAACCCTTTCTCGATCCCGATGCAAGCCAAGCCATTTACTGGTTCGAAAAGGCAGCCGCCCAAGGAAACCAAGATGCCTATTACCACTTAGGTACGCTGTATTGGCACGATGAACGTGTCACGCCAGACTATAGCAAAGCGCGGGAATACTTTGAGAAAGCCGTCGCCGCCGGTGATGAACTCGCAAAAGATAACTTAGGCCATATGCTGGCCGCAGGCCAAGGTGGCCCTAAGGATCTCGTCCGTGCCGAAGCCCTACTCAGCGAATATGCCGCAGAAAATGATTATCGCCAGTATTACCTAGGCAAACGTTTCCTCTATGGTGAAGATTTTGCCGTCGACTACGGCAAAGCCCGCCACTGGTTAGAAAAATCCTGCGCCACTGACAATGTCTTTGCCAAATTAGCGCTGGCACAGCTTAAGCTACTCGACCCACAAACGGATAATGACTACCAGCAGGCAAGAACAGAATTCGAGACTCTGGCATCCCAGTGGCAAGAAGAAGCCCTATTCGGTCTAGGTAAAATCTACGAGGAAGGCTTAGGCGTCTCGCGCCAACCGATTAAAGCCTTAATGTATTACCAACTGGCGGCCATGAGCCATAACAGTGACTATCAAGACGCATTTGAGAAGCTCAGTAAGCGCTTGGGCACCTTAGAGATCCGCGAAGCCCAGAACCAGTGTAATAACTTTCTGCATCAACATCCTATCCCCGATGAACAGCAAACTTATTACTACCTTAACCAAGCAGAAATCTACCGCAAGGGTGAGCATCCGAGCCGCGAAGCGCTGCAAACCGCAGAGACTTGGTACCGCAAAGCCGCCGATTTGGGCAGTCAAGATGGCATGCAAGCCCTCGTTGACATCTACCGCCATGAGTCGATTGATAAACCGGTTCAGACATATATTTGGTCGAGCATATTACTGCGCAACTTTGGTCAATACGGGATGAATAGCGATCAACTCTTGTATCAACAACAAGTCCTGCCGCGCTTAACGGAGTCCGAGTTGTTGTATGCCCAAGATGAAATCGACAGGATTGAAACCCAGCTAGCACCTTACTTACAGAGCAACGAATAA
- a CDS encoding c-type cytochrome, with product MMKTSTKIAIAVALISSLGLQAYAAEGGNPKKGKHLYKKECKACHSQGGEGGELTPMSKTMSQWDRFFDKDKHKLKPEVFNGLTEQDLKDIQQFLYDHAADSEQPQTCG from the coding sequence ATGATGAAAACTTCAACTAAGATCGCAATCGCCGTCGCGCTAATTAGTAGCTTAGGCCTTCAAGCCTATGCCGCCGAAGGGGGTAATCCTAAAAAAGGAAAGCACCTCTATAAAAAAGAATGTAAAGCCTGCCATAGCCAAGGTGGTGAAGGTGGCGAGCTAACCCCAATGAGCAAAACCATGAGCCAATGGGACCGATTCTTCGACAAAGATAAACACAAACTCAAGCCTGAGGTATTCAATGGCCTCACCGAGCAAGATCTCAAAGATATACAGCAATTTCTGTATGACCATGCCGCCGACTCGGAGCAACCGCAAACCTGCGGTTAA
- a CDS encoding DUF3373 domain-containing protein, with product MRTPTLISILVANALFMSGQTFAAANETAADTQKMAELKQQLADITEQLDELNSRVDKTERHTSLDRLEITGDFRTKAHSLHYRDVVWNPAIKVNFNDFGAKAMAGAFGMPNDPNSPLDQMMQANPDLAAAFQNGMLQGVMPYVLAQQHIQDIDNYIFYTTRLRLNLKAKVWDNVSFAGRLSMYKNWGDSTGVQVFDSWRSFTMDGTSSGNTSGDWLRVERAYFDWKKINGSEFYLSIGRRPSTYGPPSHYRENELRGGTPSGHLVNFNFDGATLGYNLGEITGVEGQVVRFCYGQGFESQWGNGEMFGDIVTKDTHLGGFNIDAINDGTNFLQFTLFGAKDINDGFKGTMAFPTQLAGIFAPTMYQDMQKFDNFNFVTRVQPSGVIGDMYLGGIGFAREEANDIKWFASLGWTRAEPNSNAGMFGGMLSDAVFEAELNSTGTEIIMVPKTSDDTDTKDGYGIYVGIQIPAPYGKFGLEYNYGSKYWTPFTQAQDDPIGSKLATRGHVGEAYYIFDINPKMFIKLAGLYYDYEYTGSGTPVGAPQKIDEVLAGSAYSMLPVVDKAFDVNASLTINF from the coding sequence ATGCGTACACCTACACTCATTTCGATATTGGTTGCGAATGCGCTGTTTATGTCAGGCCAAACCTTTGCCGCCGCCAACGAAACGGCAGCCGACACCCAAAAAATGGCCGAGCTGAAGCAACAGCTTGCCGATATCACCGAACAGCTCGATGAACTCAATAGCCGTGTCGATAAAACCGAACGCCACACTTCATTAGACCGCCTTGAAATCACTGGCGACTTTAGAACCAAAGCTCACTCACTGCATTACCGCGATGTCGTTTGGAACCCCGCCATTAAGGTTAACTTTAATGACTTTGGCGCCAAGGCCATGGCCGGCGCCTTTGGGATGCCAAACGATCCTAACTCGCCACTCGACCAGATGATGCAAGCCAACCCAGACCTTGCGGCCGCCTTTCAAAATGGCATGTTACAGGGCGTGATGCCCTATGTACTCGCGCAGCAACATATCCAAGATATTGATAACTATATCTTTTACACCACTCGCCTGCGGTTAAATCTTAAGGCCAAGGTATGGGATAACGTCAGTTTTGCCGGTCGTCTGAGCATGTATAAAAACTGGGGTGACTCCACCGGCGTACAAGTGTTCGACTCCTGGCGTTCATTCACTATGGATGGCACCAGCAGCGGCAACACCAGCGGTGACTGGCTGCGGGTCGAGCGCGCCTATTTCGACTGGAAAAAAATCAATGGCTCCGAGTTTTACCTCTCGATTGGTCGCCGTCCATCCACCTATGGCCCACCAAGCCACTACCGTGAAAACGAACTGCGTGGCGGCACGCCTTCGGGCCATTTAGTCAACTTTAACTTCGATGGCGCCACCTTAGGTTACAACCTAGGGGAAATCACTGGGGTTGAAGGACAAGTGGTTCGCTTCTGTTATGGCCAAGGCTTTGAATCCCAATGGGGTAATGGCGAAATGTTTGGCGATATCGTCACCAAAGATACCCACCTCGGCGGCTTTAATATCGATGCCATCAACGACGGCACTAACTTCCTGCAATTTACCCTGTTTGGTGCCAAAGACATCAACGACGGCTTTAAAGGCACTATGGCCTTCCCGACCCAACTGGCAGGCATTTTTGCCCCCACCATGTACCAAGATATGCAAAAGTTCGACAACTTTAACTTTGTCACCCGAGTACAACCCAGCGGCGTCATTGGTGATATGTACCTCGGCGGCATTGGCTTTGCGCGGGAAGAAGCTAACGATATCAAATGGTTTGCCTCACTAGGCTGGACGCGTGCCGAGCCAAATAGCAATGCGGGTATGTTCGGCGGCATGTTATCCGATGCGGTGTTTGAAGCGGAACTCAACAGCACTGGCACCGAAATCATCATGGTGCCGAAAACCAGCGACGATACCGATACCAAAGATGGTTATGGCATCTATGTGGGTATCCAAATCCCCGCGCCCTACGGCAAGTTTGGCTTGGAATATAACTACGGTTCTAAATATTGGACGCCCTTCACCCAAGCCCAAGACGACCCAATCGGTAGCAAGTTAGCCACCCGTGGCCATGTCGGCGAAGCCTATTACATCTTTGATATCAATCCGAAAATGTTTATCAAGCTAGCAGGGCTCTACTACGACTACGAATACACAGGTAGCGGCACACCTGTGGGCGCACCACAAAAAATCGATGAGGTGCTAGCGGGCTCAGCCTACTCGATGCTGCCAGTGGTCGATAAAGCCTTCGATGTGAACGCCTCGCTGACCATTAACTTCTAA
- a CDS encoding tetrathionate reductase family octaheme c-type cytochrome, with product MKKLIVIALAGMALQAQAANPHKDVLKGPFATGSEVTTQCLTCHEEQATDMMKTSHWTWELEQKLPDRTVLRGKKNSINNFCVSISSNEPRCTSCHAGYGWKDSNFDFKDKTKVDCLVCHDTTGTYVKDPAGAGEPMAKLDLAKIAQNVGEPVRDNCGSCHFYGGGGDAVKHGDLDSSMAYPDKATDVHMDSDGNNFQCQNCHTTEKHQISGNAMGVSPGGIDHIGCENCHESAPHSNKKLNTHTATVACQTCHIPFFAKNEPTKMHWDWSTAGDDKPETVDQYGKHTYQKKKGDFVWEKMVKPQYAWYNGTANAYMAGDKMDPTAVTKLTYPMGDINDAKAKIYPFKVHTGKQIYDKKLNIFITPKTYGKGGYWSEFDWNLAAKLGMEANPTMTEKGIKYSGEYGFAATEMWWRINHMVSPKEQALNCNDCHNKGTRLDWQALGYQGDPMKNKQGPKHKQP from the coding sequence ATGAAAAAACTCATTGTTATTGCCTTAGCGGGTATGGCGTTGCAAGCGCAGGCCGCCAATCCCCATAAAGACGTTCTCAAAGGCCCCTTCGCCACAGGTTCTGAGGTGACGACTCAGTGCTTAACCTGCCACGAAGAACAAGCAACAGACATGATGAAAACCTCCCACTGGACATGGGAGTTAGAACAAAAGCTACCCGATAGAACCGTATTACGCGGCAAGAAAAACAGTATTAATAACTTCTGTGTGTCGATTTCCAGCAACGAACCTCGCTGCACTAGCTGCCACGCAGGTTATGGCTGGAAGGACAGTAACTTTGATTTTAAAGACAAAACCAAAGTGGACTGCCTTGTCTGCCACGACACCACAGGCACCTATGTGAAAGACCCCGCCGGCGCAGGCGAACCCATGGCGAAACTCGATCTGGCGAAGATCGCCCAAAACGTGGGTGAACCCGTGCGCGATAACTGCGGTAGCTGCCATTTCTATGGTGGCGGTGGTGATGCGGTCAAACATGGGGATCTCGACTCCTCCATGGCCTATCCCGATAAAGCCACCGATGTGCACATGGACAGCGATGGCAATAACTTCCAATGCCAAAACTGTCATACCACTGAAAAACATCAAATTTCGGGTAATGCTATGGGGGTCTCCCCAGGCGGTATCGACCATATAGGTTGTGAGAACTGCCACGAGAGTGCGCCGCACAGCAACAAAAAGCTCAATACCCATACCGCAACCGTGGCCTGCCAAACCTGCCATATTCCCTTCTTCGCGAAGAATGAGCCCACCAAGATGCACTGGGATTGGTCAACAGCGGGTGATGATAAACCTGAGACCGTTGATCAATATGGCAAACACACCTATCAGAAGAAGAAGGGTGACTTTGTGTGGGAGAAAATGGTCAAGCCCCAGTACGCTTGGTACAACGGCACGGCTAACGCTTATATGGCGGGGGACAAGATGGACCCGACTGCCGTCACTAAACTGACCTACCCTATGGGCGATATTAACGATGCTAAAGCCAAGATTTATCCCTTTAAGGTGCATACAGGTAAGCAGATTTACGACAAGAAACTCAATATTTTTATCACCCCAAAAACCTATGGCAAGGGCGGATATTGGAGCGAGTTTGATTGGAATTTAGCGGCGAAACTGGGTATGGAAGCCAATCCAACCATGACTGAAAAAGGCATCAAATACAGTGGTGAATATGGCTTTGCCGCCACTGAAATGTGGTGGCGTATCAACCACATGGTGTCACCGAAGGAACAAGCGCTTAACTGTAATGACTGCCACAACAAAGGCACTCGCCTCGATTGGCAAGCCTTGGGCTATCAAGGCGATCCAATGAAAAACAAGCAAGGCCCTAAACATAAACAACCATAA
- a CDS encoding putative sulfate/molybdate transporter: MTAGKNPTQHSTQPLNRLLGETSGAFADLGTFLPLVLGLIALNQFSPQGIFLGFGLFAILSALFYRRPIPVQPMKVIAALVIAQGLTPGMLQASAMLMGIILLILAFSGAITWLAKQLSQAVSVGIQLAIGLQLMWMGTKMMSDFWLLGLGAFALLFVSKFLPLRYLAMPLVIAAGMLWQANSQTDIATSLNIPALSTSLHLAWPSLNEWSSAAILLVLPQLALTLTNAVIATSAMAQEKFPEDAAKLTPKNLAISSGLANLLLAPFGAAAMCHGAGGLAVQYHFGARTHLAPLIFGGTCVVIALFWDGQIAWLLGLIPVAILGSLLSIGGLQLAWSKRLIDGKPFCIFVILATAVTCLAVNAAAGLAVGILLEQGRRTWAMLAMR; this comes from the coding sequence ATGACCGCGGGCAAAAACCCAACACAGCATTCGACTCAACCGCTTAACCGTTTACTCGGTGAAACCAGCGGCGCCTTCGCCGACCTAGGCACTTTTTTGCCCTTAGTCTTGGGCTTAATCGCCCTAAACCAATTTTCGCCCCAAGGGATATTTTTGGGCTTTGGCCTATTCGCAATCTTAAGCGCCTTATTTTATCGCCGCCCTATTCCCGTCCAACCCATGAAGGTGATCGCCGCCCTCGTAATCGCCCAAGGCTTAACACCAGGGATGCTCCAAGCCAGTGCCATGCTGATGGGTATCATACTGTTAATCTTGGCCTTTAGCGGCGCCATTACTTGGCTTGCAAAACAATTATCCCAAGCCGTGAGTGTCGGTATTCAACTAGCTATTGGTCTGCAGTTGATGTGGATGGGCACTAAGATGATGAGCGACTTTTGGCTGCTCGGACTCGGCGCGTTTGCCTTGCTATTTGTGAGTAAATTCTTACCGTTACGCTACCTTGCCATGCCACTCGTTATCGCTGCTGGCATGTTATGGCAAGCCAATAGTCAAACCGACATCGCCACCAGCCTGAACATTCCCGCTTTGAGTACATCCTTACATTTAGCTTGGCCTAGCCTTAACGAGTGGAGTTCAGCAGCGATTTTACTGGTACTGCCACAGCTCGCCCTCACCTTAACCAATGCGGTCATTGCAACTTCAGCCATGGCGCAGGAAAAATTCCCCGAAGATGCCGCCAAACTCACACCCAAAAATTTGGCCATTAGCTCTGGGCTGGCCAATTTGTTACTCGCGCCTTTTGGTGCGGCGGCCATGTGCCATGGTGCAGGAGGCCTTGCGGTGCAATACCACTTTGGCGCACGCACTCACCTCGCGCCATTAATCTTCGGCGGTACTTGTGTGGTTATCGCCCTATTCTGGGATGGGCAAATTGCGTGGTTACTCGGGCTTATCCCTGTGGCAATTCTCGGCAGTTTGCTGTCCATAGGCGGTTTACAACTGGCGTGGTCAAAGCGCCTTATCGATGGCAAGCCCTTCTGTATCTTTGTGATCCTCGCAACCGCAGTCACTTGCTTGGCTGTCAACGCCGCAGCGGGCCTCGCTGTCGGAATTCTTCTAGAGCAAGGTCGCCGCACTTGGGCCATGCTCGCCATGCGTTAA